A window of Thermoproteales archaeon genomic DNA:
TGAATCCTAACAAGTGCATTGGGTGCGGCTTCTGCAGGAATGCTTGTCCTATAGGTGCTGTAATGTGGGATGAGGCAGCGAATAAGCCGATAATATGCGTTCAATGCGGTTATTGTGTTGATTTTTGCCCTCATGACGTCATTGGAATTGTTGAAAGACAAACGGAGGGAGTGTAGATGCATCCAAACGATCCCTTGTATAGGGTTCTATATATAGACCTCACGAAAAAAATATACTGGATTGAGGATAGAAGAGAATTATTCGAAAACTATTTGGGCGGTGCGGGTGTCGCTATAAATCTTTTAAAAGAAGAATGTCCTAGGGGCGCCGATCCTTTAAGACCCGAGAATCCAATAGTGTTTGCAGTAGGACCGTTTACGGGATTGTATCCGATAGCTTCTAAAACTGTCGCCATGTTTAAGAGTCCTTTAACTGGAAACCTTGGTGAAAGCCACGCCGGCGGACGGAGCGCTATAGCGATTAGAATGGCTGGATATGGGGCTATCGTCATAAAGGGCGCGAGCAAGCATCCAGTATACGTTGCAGTGCATGGCGATAAAGTATTCTTTAGAGACGCAAGAGCGTTATGGGGTATTAAAAGCAGCATAACAGTTGCCAGAATAATTAGAGAAAAAGAGCCTGGAGCTGGTCAGAGGGCTATAATGAGGATTGGCAGAGCTGGAGAAAATCTGGTTAAGTATGCCTGTGTAGTAACCGAAACCTACAGACATTTTGGAAGGCTTGGTCTTGGCGCAGTTTTCGGCAGCAAGAAGCTAAAAGCCTTTGTCGTTTCAGGTAAGAGATCTTTACCAGTTTTAGATAAACGAAGGTATCGGGAAATCTACAAGGAATTATTCGATACTATGGTCAAATCTCCTTTAATGAAAAAATATCATGACTTGGGAACAGCTGCTAACGTTATACCCTTAAATAAAATAGGCGCCCTACCAACTAAGAACCTGAAAGAGTCAAAGTTTGAGAATGCAGACAAAATATCTGGTGAATACTTAGCCGAAAAGTATTTGGGTAGAAGACTCGCGTGCGCTCATTGTCCAGTTGCTTGTATACACTTAGCCGCTCTCAGAGAACCCTACGAAACCGAGCCGTACTTTTACAAGACGACTTTTATCTCTTATGATTACGAGTTGATATACTCTCTAGGAAGCATGCTCGGAATAAGAAACGCGGAAGACATGTTAAAAGTGTTAGATGAAGTCGAAGTGCTTGGTTTAGATGGTATAAGTAGCGGTGTTGTATTAGCATGGGCTACAGAAGCCTACGAAAAGGGGATAATCAACGAGAACGATACTTTAGGATTACGTTTTAAGTGGGGTGACTATGAAACATATATCAAAGCTTTAAGATATATTGTTGAGCAACCCAACGAGTTTTATAAAGCATTAGCTAATGGAGTAGATTATGCTGCTAGCAAATATGGAGGAGAAAAATTCGCTCTCGCCTTTGGCAAAAACGAGATGCCCGGCTATCACACGGGCTACCTGGGTTATTTCGGTTTTCTCGTAGGCTCAAGACACAGCCATTTAGATATGGGTGGCTACAGTATTGACCAGAAAGCTCTAGGAAAGGAATACAATCTGGACGAATTAGTTGTTAAAGCGTTAAGAGAAGAAGAATGGCGTCAGATCCTTTCAAGTCTTGTAGTATGCTTTTTTGCTAGAGGAATATACAAGCCCGAAATTGTCGCCAAAGCTTTAGAGCCGCTAGGATGGAATCTTACGCCTGAAGACTTAGGAAAGATAGGAGCTAAGATACATAGGTTAAAGTACGAATTTAAGTTTAGGGAAGGATTCGACCTTGATAGTTTAAGGTTACCTCACAGAATATTTGAAACCCCCACGCCACACGGGTATTTAGACGAGTATAAGTTCAAAGAAATGATAGAGAAATTTAAGCTGTTAATACAAAAACAAATATAGATTTATTTTTAATTTTCGAACCGACTAATTTTCTGTTTAACCTTATATAACATACAGAGACAAGATTTCATCCCTTAGTTACACCTACAGGTTTAAGTCTGACCACTAGCGTTGCTATTCCAACGTCATGGCTTACTTTTGCTACTCTATCCACGTCTTTATAAGCATTAGGAGCCTCTTCAGCTACAACTCTCATGCTATCGGCTCTTACAATTATTCCCTTAGCTTCTAAATCTCGTATAATTCGAGAAGCTCTAAACGTTCTAACAGCTTCAGCTCTACTTCTTAATCTTCCAGCACCGTGAGCCGTAGATCCAAACGTTATATCCATAGCTGTTGGCTGTCCTATCAGAATATATGAAGCTGTTCCCATGGACCCTGGTATAATTACTGGTTGACCGATGCTCCTGTAATCTTTTGGTATGGCTGGATGCCAAGCTGGAAATGCTCTTGTCGCGCCTTTTCTATGCACATAGACTTTCACTCTTTTGTCATTTACTTTGTGTTCTTCCAATTTTGCAATATTATGAGCTACGTCGTAAATCAAGTGCATATCAAGATCATCCGCTGATTTCCTAAGCACATGCTCGAATGCTTGTCTAGTCCAATGCATTATTATCTGCCTGTTTGCCCATGCAAAGTTTGCAGCTGCTGACATTGCAGCAAAATATTCTTCTGCTTCTCTACTTGTTACAGGTACGCTCACTAATTCTCTATCTGGTAGTGGAACGCGATATCTTCTGGCTGCGATTTCCATTTGTTTAAGATAGTCGCTGCATACCTGGTGACCTAATCCTCTGCTTCCTGTATGGATCATTACCATTACTTGTCCTTCCTCGTATATTCCCATTAACTTAGCGGCTTCCCTGTTGAATATCTTGTCAACAACCTGTATCTCTAGGAAATGATTTCCACTCCCTAAGGTTCCTAGCTGATTTCTACCTCTAGTTTTTGCACGATGAGACACTCTATCAGGGTCTGCAGTCGTCATATGCCCATTTTCTTCTATGTGTTTCCTATCTTCCGGCCATCCATATCCATGGTCTATCGCCCAATCAGCACCTTCAGCTAGCACTTTCTCCAGTTCGCTAATGCTTAATCTAAGCTTCCCCGTCGACCCGAGACCAGAAGGTATATACCTGAACAATGTATCAATCAATTTCTTAAGTACTGGTCTAACATCATCATACATTAAATTAGTTCTCAACACTCTTACTCCACAATTTGACACAATGAAATTATTGGCTATAAAATTATGGTTTTCATCGTTAACTGTTATATCGTATACTTTTCCATTATATTTTTTAATTTTTATTTCGTCAATTTCATCATATACTATTTCGCCGTTAACATTTTTTTCTAGAAATTCTTCAAATGTTAGGAAATCCTCAGGTATTCTCGCATCTTCAACATTTTCATAAACGCTTCTTTCTACAAATCTCTGATTTACTCTATTATTATAAACTTCCGCTAAAATCGCTACTGGTATTCCTTTCTTATACTGTTCTTTAATAAGTCTTCTCAAAACTCTTCTTTCTTTGGTTATTTTCAGTTTTAATTTCAAATATACTATTGCAGCAAGTGCTAGTTTTCTCCTCTTACTATTATATTCATATCCTATTCTAGAATATAATTTTATTAAATTTACAGGGTCTGATTTTATTAATAATCTCCAGCAAATCTTACCATTTTCTTCATATGCCTTTTTTATTACTGATTTTACTCCAAATTCTCTTAAAATTTTTTGTAAATCTTTTAGGAAAGATTTTCCATTTTCTGAAAGATTTTTCAACTTGACTATTTTAAGTTCGGGCATGTAAAAGTTATAACCGTTAAAGGTTTTTGGCTTAGAAAGTTCAGCGCCAAAATATGCAGCTATAAATAGTCTCTTCATCCATAAAGGCAGTTTATAAACGTACAGTGGTATACGGTATTTTGCTTCGCTTTTCTTCCCTCTTGGATAGCCCATTTTATAGAAAAGCTCAGTTAAACTTTTTGCAGAAACTTTTAGTTGATATTCTTTATGTTTGAAAGAGTACCCATTATGTTTGAACATCCTAAGACGAGAATATATTGAGGCTTTATAGCCTATTTTTTCTAGGTCATTTTTTATTTGTTCAAGATCTTCTTTTCTCCCATACAATTGTAGATTTTTGCCGTTTATTGTACCATTGCCTAATGCATAGCCTAAAATTTTCAATAAATATGGTAGTTTTGCATTGATTGATGTTAAAGGTAGTAAATCACGCTTTTTTAATTCGTTTCTTATACTAGGAGAAAATTCTTCTTCCCTGATAATAGTAAATTTTATAGGTTTCTCATATTCTACTCCCTCAAATGGATATAAGGCAATTTCTATCCCTTCTCTTAACTCCCCAGCTTTCACCATACCAATATTCTTCACCAAGACAGGATGATCTTCAGATAATTCTAGAGTATATCCGCTTTTTGTTTTGACACTATATAATATTTTCTCGTTTCTATACAAGAACAACATTACACTAGTTTTTTTAGGTAATCCTTTACTCTTGTCTATAACTGTTACTTCTCCCCCTTTAGCTAAATCCTCTATGTTAATTTTATAGCCTAATGGTGTTAGAACTTTAGTTCCCGGAGGTAGACAATTAATATCATAACCAACGCCACCGGGACTTATAACTCCCTCATTAGCGTCGAGAGCCGCTACGCCGCCTATTGGAAATCCGTAGCCTTGATGCCCATCAGGCAAAACTATTGAATATTTGTATATTCCAGGAAGATGAGCTACATTTGCCGCTTGCACTAGAGTTAGATCGTTTTTCATTTTTTCTATGAGAACATCATCCGCGAATACTCGGACAGGTACTTTCATGCCCTTCTTATATGATTGAGGTATTTCCCAAACGTATTTATCTAATCTTTTTAATGGTATAGACATTTTACCCCTGAATAGTAGACGAGGTAGTAAAATATTAATATTATTATATCTAAAATATAAAATTATACTCAAAGTATAATAATATATTATGAAAATACTGGGTGAGAAACTTGATCATAAAAAAGAAAGTAGCATTGACAGCTTTTATTTTTACAAATGTATACGGTGAAGAATATTCAAATATTGTCGAGCATTGTAGAGCAATTTAAAACAGTGATTATATTATGAAGATCAAAATTAAACGTCGTATTCCGATTGAAGAGATATGGAGAATTATTAGCGATTACGAATATAGGTATGGTAGTTTAGAAAAGTTGAAAGCTTTAGCTTCTTTAGATAATACGCTGAAAGTTAAGCTGGAGGATTGGCTGCATGCTTTGCGCGCTCTCAGGGAATACGAGGAAGAGGGAGAGGAAATATTTGCCAAGGAAGAGGAGATAGATCCAGCTATTGTCAAGCGTTTGCTTTCAAAAAATATGGTTCAGCTTTTAATTGAGGTAGAAAAAGGCGTGAATTCTATTAGTGATTTAGCTAGAAAGCTTGGAAGATCAACACCTAACGTTTACAAGGATTTGCAATTTTTGCATCAACATGGTTTAATAAGTTTTTTAAAGAGGGGCCGCTACGTAATTCCATACTTGCTTATTGAGGAAATTTATATTGAATTTTGAATTTTTATCTTTTTACAAAAAAGGCGATAAATATATATGTAGGGGAAAAAATTCAAACTTGGTTGAAATCTTGCAAAAAGAAGAAGTTGCCCAAAAAATTAACGATTTCCTCAATAAGATGGATTTAGATTTTGAACGTGACGATGAAACTAATAGATTTACAATACATTTCGGCATGAAATTTGGAGAGGAAAGCATCCACTTTCATATCTTTATATTTCATGATGATAAATGGATAACAATTGTTGCTCCATTGATTAGGGATAAAGACTTACCAGAGGAAACTGATAAGCTTTCATTTTATAAGACGCTTCTACGAGAAACTTATTATCTAAACGAGGTAACTTATGGTTTAACGGAAAACGATGATATAGTAGTTCACGCCGAGACCGCTACAAACGCTTTAGAATTTGACAATTTTAAAGTAGAATTTTACAGTGTCGTCTACGGCATTGAACATTTCCTAAGAGAAGTAGTTCCAGTAATTTTCAAACCTCAAGATACTAGTCAATAACCTAACATTTTCTTTACCATAAAAGTTAAATTTTTCTTGTTTACTTTGTTGTCGGGAAGTTTACATGTCAAAAAAACCTATGGAAGGCTTTACGCCTATACAGGAAACTCTTAAAGTTATTAAAGCGCGAATGAGCAACGTAAAGCATAAAATTATGATTATGAGCGGCAAAGGTGGCGTCGGTAAAAGCATGGTGACAGCTAATCTGGCTATAGCCTTATCGTTGAAAGGCTATAAAGTAGCTGTTTTGGACGCTGATCTACACGGTCCTAGCATTCCTAAAATGTTGGGAGTAGAGGGGAAAACCATGCTGAGCGGACCTATGGGAATACTGCCCGTAGCCGCTAAAGGCGGTATAGGCGTAGTTTCTCTCGACTTTATGTTACCAAACGAAGATACTCCAGTTGTTTGGCGTGGACCTCTCAAAAGTAAAGCCATAATGGAGTTCCTCAGTTTGGTCGCGTGGGGTCATCGAGATTTCCTGCTTATCGACTTGCCCCCAGGCACTGGTGATGAGCCCTTGAGCGTTGCCCAATTTATACCGGATGTCAGCGGTGCTGTCATAGTAACTATTCCCTCCATGGTTTCCCAGCACGTTGTTAAAAAAGCAGTGTCCTTCGCAAGGAAAATGGATATACCAATACTTGGAGTTGTAGAGAATATGTCTTATTTCCGATGCCCTAAATGCGGCGAGATATACTACATTTTTGGCAAGGGGGGAGGCGAGGCGATAGCCAGGGCAATGGACGTTGATTTTCTAGGTTCTATTCCCATAGATCCCAGAGTAGCTGAATCTTCGGATAAGGGCGAATCATTTCTGGTAAAGTATCCTGAAACCGAGGTAGCTAAAAGCTTCATGAATATAGCTGAGAAAATCATTACTAAGCTAGAAAATGGAACATAAGGTATGGTTATGGGAGAATTTGACCGTTTCGAGTCGAGAAGAGAAAAAATTATTGAAATTTTAAAAAATAACAAAAGCCCGTTAACCGTGAAGGATCTGGCTGTTTTATTAGGCTTGGAAATTAAAGATGCAAAAACGTTATATGAAGATATCAAGCATGCAGCAAAAACTTTGTACAGGAAAAGTGGTGGTCGAGAATATATAGCAATGATACCTCCTAAATGTCTTGACTGTGGCTATGAGTTTAAGAAACTTAATAGGTTGAGAAAACCGAGTAAATGTCCGCGCTGCAGAAGCGAGAGAATTTCTCCTCCATCTTTTCTATATGTAAAAACTAAATAATTTCTCTATTTATTAATCTTGAGGCTGGCAAAGTGCCAGTGAAAATTGATCCCAGTCAATGTGCTAAATGTAAGGGAGCTAGAAGATTGTGCGGGAGGCCAGTATGCCCTATAATTATCAGGCTTTCAGCATCATATAATGTCTCAAAAAATATTACTGGTAAATCCATTTTTGGCTCTACTCCTCCATCAATTCTGGTTGGCGAAAGCCATTACCCTTTTGTAAGGTTAGGACCGAATATACCATTAGAAGTGGGATCGAAAGCTAGAGAATATGATGCTCCCGAGCTTTGGTGGGGGAACAAGAGCCTCGAGGATATTATTAAGTTGAGAGCTTCTCTCATTTTTTCTAGCTTTTATGCTAATGCTAAAATCGATGCTAGGATTTCAAGGAATAAAATGCTTGAAGCTCTGAGAGAAGTTGCTATGTCTGAACTGCCCGTGGATACCGAAGCTTTATTGAAAAAGCGTCCAATTGTTAGCTTAAAATTTGATGGTGTTTTAGCTCCTATTGGTCCTAGAGCCGATGTTTTAAAATTTAAAATTGTAAGCAATCCTATTGTTCCTAGAAAAGTCGATACCTTGATCTCCGACTTTGATGTTGATGCTAGAACCGCATCTTATGAATTATATTCTCATGGCGTATCCTATTACCATATTGTCAGATTGTTTAGCCTGGGACTGCTCGGCGAGAAGAGGTATAGGAGAGTAGTGCCTACAAGATGGGCTATAACTGCAACTGATAAAATTTTAGGAGATAAGCTACTTTCTAAAGTTAAGGATTATAAAGAGTTTGAAAATTACACCGTATTTCAGTCCGAGTATATAGGTAATAGATATTTTCTGCTTTTTGTTCCACGAGTGTGGAGTTTTGAGATGATTGAGATTTGGCTTCCTAGAAGTGTGTGGGTTAGAGGGAGAAAACCTTACATTGTGGAAAACTATGAGCTCGTAGATGGCAAGGCTAGAAAAGCGGATATTGATGGTGGTTATTATGCTATTAGGTTTCCAGTATTAGAATACTTGGAAAAAATCAAACGTCAAGCCTCGGTCATTGCTTTTAGGGAAATCACTCCAGACTATTATGCTCCAGTAGGATCGTGGCAGATTAGAGAAAGCGTTAGAGCAGCTTTAAGAGGCCAACCAAGAACATTTAGTAGCTTAGAAGAGGCTTTAAAATACGTGTCTACACGATTAAGCGTGAAATTCGAAAACGTCTATAGTATTGCTCAACTCTTGAAATTCATAGTAAAGCAAGAAACTTTAACGAAGTTTTTATCCTAAAATATACGTTTTCAACGCTCTTAGTGCTATAAATGGTAGCTTTTTTGTGATATCGGTTTTATCTACATAAAATTCTGCAATCGCATTTCTTATCTTTTTATCGTATACTAGCCTACTAGACGATATTCCTCTCCTTTCAGAAAGTTTTAATAACATCTTCTCGCGTCTAAACCTACCGTAGAAGTTTCTTTCAAGCTTGCCCAGATAGATTTTTGCCACATCCTTCAGTTTTACCCTGTTTTTAAAGTATCCTATTATTGCTTCGGCAGCCATCTTCCCAGCTATCATGCTGAATTTTATACCTTCACCTGTTAAAGGAGATACATGTCCAGCGCTATCTCCAGCAAGTAGTATTCTCGTGATAGCTATGTTTTTTAATGGTCCCGATAGTGGAACAGGTGCGTATCTTAAGGGAGCATTAATTTCAAGATTATAATGTTTCGATATGTTTACCAGGTATTTCTCTAGGTTTTTTGCTTTTGATGCTAAAGTTCCTAAACCAATATCTATTTTGCCTTTTTTAGGAAATATCCAGCCATAGCCGAACGGAGAATATCTTTTGCCAAAAAATACTATGTTTAGATTCTTGTTCGAGTTTGAAAATTCCTTACTTTGATCTATTCGTGCTTGTATAGTAATTCCTAAATCTCGACTCCTAAATCGTCCTCTAATTTTTGAACCTATCTTTGAATAGGCTCCATCAGCAGCAACAACTATTTCAGCTTGATACTCGCTTTTGCTAGCTTTCACTAGAATCATATCATTCAAAAACTTTACGTCTATTACTGTATTCGAAGTTTCTACCACACCGCCTTCTTTAATAACTCTACTTGCCAAAAAATCTGCGAATTTTGTTCTATCAACGTTATAGCCTACGATTTCATCAAATTCGATAACCCACTCACTATCGCCTGATATTATTCTTAAGCCTTTCACGCTATAATCGGCTACGCTTCTAGGAATCTTGAAAAAGTCGAATATGTAAGCTGGTATGTAGCCAGCGCACAATTTTTCATAATTTGGTTTAATTTCTTTTTCCAAAATTAAAACTTGCAAATTCTCCTTAGCTAGTTCATAAGCGCATGCTAAACCTGCAGGACCTGCACCGATAATTACTACATCGTATCTCTCAGACATAAGGCCCACTATAGGCCTCTTATTTCATAATTTTTAGGACAAATACGTCTGGCTTCTAAGCATAGTTTCTCAGCCAATTCTATATTTCCCTTTAACCTATTTTCTGCGCTAGCTTTGCAAAGCTCAGATTCTCTTTTACATAATTGGTTAGGATTTTTAATGCATAGAGTTGAAACGTAAAGGCATATTTCAGCTGCTTTCTCGTGAGCCCCTTCCCTGACTAATGCTCTAGCTGTTTTACAAAGCTTTAAAGCTCTCTGACAATATAGCGAAGCTAGATTAGTAAGCAATCTTTCGCTCATTAAGCCTCATATCCTCTATAAAGAAGACATAAATAAGACTTACCAAGCAACTAAATCGTAAAGTGAAATTTACGGTTCAATGTAAACTGTAGGCGGAGGCCACATAGCTAAAATTTCATAGCTAGGTAATAGTTTAACCCTGCTTTGGACGCTAGCACCTAACAAAGCTTCAAATAGGCTTGGCGTTCTCGGTTTAAGCTCTTTTACTGGAACATCTTCGCGTAATCCTGCTAATTTCCTGGCGGCTTCTACAGCCGTATCGAAATCTCCTATTTCATCAATTAAGCCTAATTGTAAAGCTTTGCTAGCTGTGAAAGGTCTTCCGGTAAAAACTTCTTCGTCTTCGATGGTTCTATGCTGTTTTACTCTTGCTTTGAATATTTCGAATAAATCGCTTATTATCTCTTTAAATACTTCAGCATCCTCTTCCGTCATATTCCTGAAAGGCGAGCCCACGTCTTTTAAATCTCCCGATTTAAAAGTGTAAACTTGCACGCCCAGTTTATCAAGTAATCCTTTATAATTTACTATCATTGTGTAAACTCCAATAGAACCTACCAAACTACTTTCGGCCGCTACTATATGGTCAGAAGGCAGTACCGCCATGTAAGCTCCCGACGTGCCGTACTCAGCAATATATGCTACGACGACTTTTTCCTTCGACAATTTTTTAACAGCATTATATAGGGCTTCGGATGCTGCCGCCGAGCCACCTGGACTATTAACGTACAAGATTACAGCTTTTGCTTGAGGATCTTTTCTAGCTTTTTCTAGCAGTTCAATGTATACGTTAACGCTATGCGCTGATCCAAAAATTGTGTATCCCGTTGAAGAAACTATTGGACCTTCAATTTTTACTAATGCTATGTATGCTCCTCCAAGCCTCATCACCTGCGGAGCGGGTAGCAAGATAACGGCGGCTACAGCAGCAACCAGCATTATTAGTATAATTGCCAAAGCTATAGTAGCTAGCTTTCTCTCACTCAAACCTTTTCTTTCAACAACATCCATTCTTACCACCTTAAACAACCTCAGAAGTTATAACCTCATGCTCTTTCATTAGTTTTTGTTTTAGCTTATTTAAACTAAGAAATATCAAAATGGCAGCGATAATGCCTATTGCATTTGCAACGTTAATAGGTAATGCTAATACTTGCTGGAATATAGACGCTGCTAGAGACGTAATATATATTATGCTCCCGATTTTCAACATAGGCTCCGAATAAATTATTGAAATATCAAACAATGATATAGCTTCGATAACGAAGCCCGTTGAGGCTATTATAGATCCCAGAACAGCGATAACTTTAACCGTTGCTGGCACGCTCTCGGCAATCTCCTCAGGGCTTGCTTGGTGACCACTAACGGTTAATTGCAGCCCGATAATAAACCCAGCTATCATCGTCATCGAGATTCCTATGATAGGCAAGATGATGATCGCCAACCTAGTATAACAGTAGAATTTTTTAAAATTTGTTTTACATATGCTCCCCCACCCTAGTATTTTAAATATCCAGGAGATGATAGCCGTTAATGCAAGTATAAGACCTAGTATAGCTATGGTAATGAAGTAGCCTAAATGCTCAGGACTTAATTCTTCAATCTGCAAATTACCCGTATACAGTAGTGATATAACTGAAGTAATTATGCCCAGTAAAGCAGTTAAAGCTTCTAGCATAAACGCGTTTTTTAATCTGCCAAAGCCTTCAATCCAGAACCTCCTCTCCAACGTTCACCACCTTAACCTTCAGAACCACTATTGGGATTATGATAGAAATAATTAAAGATTTTTACTGGTTTAAAAGTTCAGGTCTAAATCACTTTGAGCGATACCTTTTGTAAAGTTTGTATATTGCATATGCTATAGCTCCTATAATGATCAGAGGCATAAGCGCAAACAATAGTATTATCATTAGGTAGATCATACCATACATTGCCGATAAACCATCAGCAACTGCTTGTAGAAATTCGAAAGTTGGCCACTCTATTTCAGGTTTTTCTTTTGGCCCAGTAAACTCCACAGTTATCGTCGAATATTCTATCCTATTTTCTAGATATCTTAACTTTGCTGTTAATCTTTCAATTTCTTCCCTTACAATACGCAGCTGTCCCTCCACTTTAAGTATGTCTTCGACCGTTTTAGCTTTTTCAAGCAGTGCTAATAGCCTCGCTTCTACAGCTTTTGAATTATTAAGCCTTGCCACCAAATCTATGTACTCTTCTGTTACGTCTATCGCTTTGATATTTTCGCTCTTCAAGTTTCCTAAGGTTCTTAAATCGTTTAAAGCCTCGTAAAAGTGCTCAGTTGGAATTCTTAAAACCACTCTACCATAATTCTTGCTTAACTGCATATTACCAACATAACCTCCATACTTCAAAGCGACACTTTCTGCCTCCTTAATTTTGGCTTCTACATTTTCTACTTCCAGAGAAAGATAAGCCTCGTATATTATCTTCCTATAAATTTCCGTTTGGGAAATTGTATCAGTTACTCCAGCTTCGTGGCTAGTCGTTTCAACTACTCCAGCTCCTTTATCTTCGACAAGAGTTGGAAATCTCGTTTTTTCAGGAGTATAACCTGGGGGAGCTACAAATGACCCGCTTCTCCTCACGTATTGAAATATTATAAAGGCAAACGATCCAACAAACAGTAATCCTACTAGAATAGCAGTGACCAAAAGTACTAATGCAATTTTTCTTTGCATGTAATAATTATTAAAGTTTGAGAGATAAAACTTTTCTCGTGCTCAATTTTTAGAACAAGCAGATTTTTAACTGTTTTAAACTTCTAACTGTTTTAAAACCTTTTTTATCGTAAACTTGTCAAAACCTAGGTTTGCTATCGCAGTAAGAACTTCGTTTTCTTCAAGTCCCTTAAGCTTCATCTTCTTTAACAAATAGTTTATTGTTTCCATCCGCTCATATGGAAAAACTACCCATTTATCCGTTTCTTTGATAAAGAAATCTACTTTTACTTGACACCATGGTTTAAGATAAACCACCGCTATTTTCACGTCTTTAGGTTCGCCTTTAAGAACATACTCTCTAACTATTTTCACTGTTTCTCCAGTATCAGCTATATCATCAACTATTAGCACCTTTTGGTTTTTCACGTCAATCGACAATGGCTGTGTAATTACCGGCCTCTCGTTTCGACTATTTATCCCTTTATAAAATTTTACTCCAATACTAGCAACTCTATCAATCTCAAGAAGATCAGATATTATCCTTCCTACAACCCAGCCTCCTCTTGCTACAGCA
This region includes:
- a CDS encoding phosphoribosyltransferase yields the protein MEKDKFQVLSWDEFYWDIFDLGKKIKKSYQADILIAVARGGWVVGRIISDLLEIDRVASIGVKFYKGINSRNERPVITQPLSIDVKNQKVLIVDDIADTGETVKIVREYVLKGEPKDVKIAVVYLKPWCQVKVDFFIKETDKWVVFPYERMETINYLLKKMKLKGLEENEVLTAIANLGFDKFTIKKVLKQLEV
- a CDS encoding DUF973 family protein, which produces MERRFWIEGFGRLKNAFMLEALTALLGIITSVISLLYTGNLQIEELSPEHLGYFITIAILGLILALTAIISWIFKILGWGSICKTNFKKFYCYTRLAIIILPIIGISMTMIAGFIIGLQLTVSGHQASPEEIAESVPATVKVIAVLGSIIASTGFVIEAISLFDISIIYSEPMLKIGSIIYITSLAASIFQQVLALPINVANAIGIIAAILIFLSLNKLKQKLMKEHEVITSEVV
- the sppA gene encoding signal peptide peptidase SppA, whose product is MDVVERKGLSERKLATIALAIILIMLVAAVAAVILLPAPQVMRLGGAYIALVKIEGPIVSSTGYTIFGSAHSVNVYIELLEKARKDPQAKAVILYVNSPGGSAAASEALYNAVKKLSKEKVVVAYIAEYGTSGAYMAVLPSDHIVAAESSLVGSIGVYTMIVNYKGLLDKLGVQVYTFKSGDLKDVGSPFRNMTEEDAEVFKEIISDLFEIFKARVKQHRTIEDEEVFTGRPFTASKALQLGLIDEIGDFDTAVEAARKLAGLREDVPVKELKPRTPSLFEALLGASVQSRVKLLPSYEILAMWPPPTVYIEP
- a CDS encoding DUF4349 domain-containing protein; translated protein: MQRKIALVLLVTAILVGLLFVGSFAFIIFQYVRRSGSFVAPPGYTPEKTRFPTLVEDKGAGVVETTSHEAGVTDTISQTEIYRKIIYEAYLSLEVENVEAKIKEAESVALKYGGYVGNMQLSKNYGRVVLRIPTEHFYEALNDLRTLGNLKSENIKAIDVTEEYIDLVARLNNSKAVEARLLALLEKAKTVEDILKVEGQLRIVREEIERLTAKLRYLENRIEYSTITVEFTGPKEKPEIEWPTFEFLQAVADGLSAMYGMIYLMIILLFALMPLIIIGAIAYAIYKLYKRYRSK